The proteins below are encoded in one region of Planctomycetota bacterium:
- a CDS encoding LysM peptidoglycan-binding domain-containing protein, which translates to MSLVNDALHRAREQARKCPPVSMSMPSPAAQPRVNRRTAPLFAVLAIVGVGAAVVLAVVAMSTDMIGPKKTLAAERLPAVSPVVEMGEPTSPLKMLAPVPAVTLPTPARSVAAAPVAVPTPVSKPIVTAPVIKSAPVEPAPRVESAPIVTEASAPASPNIAVPQTKLYQVQTGDTLSSIAGRFYGSKDRWRELFELNRDRLDDPDHLSVRTTLRVPAQVPAAQ; encoded by the coding sequence ATGAGTCTGGTCAATGATGCGCTTCATCGTGCGCGGGAGCAGGCCCGCAAGTGCCCGCCGGTTTCGATGTCGATGCCTTCGCCCGCCGCCCAGCCGCGCGTCAATCGCCGGACGGCGCCGCTGTTCGCCGTGCTGGCGATCGTCGGCGTGGGAGCGGCGGTCGTGCTGGCGGTCGTGGCGATGTCGACGGACATGATCGGACCGAAAAAGACCCTCGCCGCCGAGCGCCTGCCCGCCGTCTCGCCGGTCGTCGAAATGGGCGAGCCGACTTCGCCGCTCAAGATGCTCGCCCCCGTGCCGGCGGTGACCTTGCCGACGCCCGCGCGTTCCGTAGCCGCCGCGCCGGTCGCTGTGCCGACGCCCGTGTCGAAACCCATTGTCACCGCACCCGTGATCAAGTCCGCGCCGGTTGAACCGGCGCCGCGGGTCGAGTCGGCGCCGATCGTGACCGAAGCGAGCGCGCCCGCCTCGCCCAACATCGCCGTGCCGCAAACCAAGCTCTATCAGGTTCAGACCGGCGACACGCTCTCGTCCATCGCCGGCCGGTTCTATGGCTCCAAAGACCGCTGGCGCGAACTTTTCGAACTCAACCGCGATCGACTCGATGATCCCGATCACCTGTCCGTCCGCACCACGCTGCGCGTCCCCGCTCAGGTTCCCGCCGCCCAGTGA
- a CDS encoding glycerophosphodiester phosphodiesterase encodes MAASRTTPAPTMPPPMISTSSGAAVSERTSRMRVLPRAMQYNAASTGSPPRRVTIVPPSPRQVEHEAAMVKPRIIAHRGASHDAPQNTFAAFTLAFSMGADGIEGDFHLTRDGRLVCIHDFDTAAVSDRHRIIADTDLAELRRIDVGSRFAPGCAPQSIPTLEEVIALLPPGKHLVAELKIGPHIVDPLVHVLMRRAMSLDRLTIISFNDDTLTEVRRRLPAARTHLLRGYRNGAPTADQVADDIARVGATGFGSAAQTHHFNDAFVALLRERGVHEFHVWVANDIATADYYRRLGAWGITTDRPDVLAAHWAAGT; translated from the coding sequence ATGGCGGCGTCGCGCACGACGCCCGCACCGACGATGCCCCCGCCGATGATCAGCACATCGAGCGGAGCGGCGGTAAGTGAGCGAACGTCGCGCATGCGTGTCTTGCCTCGTGCGATGCAATACAATGCCGCGTCGACCGGAAGTCCGCCGCGGCGGGTCACCATTGTACCCCCCTCGCCGCGGCAGGTTGAGCATGAGGCGGCAATGGTCAAACCACGCATCATCGCCCACCGCGGCGCGTCCCACGACGCCCCGCAGAACACCTTTGCCGCATTCACCCTCGCCTTTTCAATGGGCGCCGACGGCATCGAAGGCGACTTCCACCTGACGCGCGACGGACGCCTCGTCTGCATCCACGATTTCGACACCGCCGCCGTGTCCGACCGGCATCGCATCATCGCCGACACGGACCTGGCGGAGCTTCGCCGCATCGACGTCGGCTCGCGCTTCGCGCCCGGCTGTGCGCCGCAGAGCATTCCGACGCTTGAGGAGGTCATCGCCCTGCTCCCGCCGGGCAAGCATCTTGTGGCGGAATTGAAAATCGGCCCGCACATTGTTGATCCGCTGGTGCATGTGCTGATGCGCCGGGCCATGTCGCTCGACCGCCTGACGATCATCAGCTTCAACGACGACACGCTCACCGAAGTCCGCCGCCGTCTGCCCGCCGCCCGAACCCATCTATTGCGCGGCTACAGGAATGGCGCACCGACCGCCGACCAGGTCGCCGACGACATCGCGCGCGTCGGCGCGACCGGCTTCGGCTCCGCGGCACAGACGCATCATTTCAATGACGCATTCGTTGCTTTACTGCGCGAGCGCGGCGTGCATGAATTTCACGTTTGGGTCGCCAACGACATCGCCACGGCCGACTACTACCGGCGGCTGGGCGCATGGGGCATCACGACGGATCGGCCGGATGTGCTGGCGGCTCACTGGGCGGCGGGAACCTGA
- a CDS encoding c-type cytochrome, which yields MPLQIPSFSSNPPRSQPMPGKWIALCLSLCLSAAAPAVLTDQKTDDKAVGDAQSAMKAFDLQPGIVCNVWAAEPLLKNPVTFCIDEHGLLFVGETERFEHGVTDNRHEGYWLNDDLATHTVEERLAYQQKWADKHHPMSWYTEADDRIRLVIDTDHDGKADTSTIFADKFNGPIEGIGAGLLAHDGDIYYADIPNLWLLRDSTGDNKADVRQSLHQGFGVRTSFLGHDMHGLAMGPDGKIYFSIGDRGYNVPLPNGKRLYDTMDIGRGAVFRCNFDGSALEVVYTGLRNPQELAFDQYGDLFTGDNNSDAGDKSRIVYIAEGGDSGWMMSFQYMGGKYNRGPWHEEKIWHLRNDDQPAWVLPPIAHVADGPSGFVYYPGVGLSDRYNEHFFLADFRGSPGPSGIRSFKLDRDGAGFKIEDQHQFAWHILATDVDFGYDGRMYISDWINGWSGTGKGRIYTLHDEKAIQNPIIQQTVKLFDEGFAKQSSDALVKLLEYPDMRVRLRAQFTLADRNAADLFVNVATTCKNELARLHGIWGLGQIGQAERIASLLGDPDAEVRAQAAKVMGENHVDSAGPALVKMLEDESLRVRYFAALSLGKLRFKPALEPVVKMIRDNDNKDLFLRHAGIMALVWIGDSEVIGKYASDESAAVRMAMLLAMRRFDDPRLAMFLHDHDEAIVTEAARAIYDRGVAAAMPALAKIIDQSCDKKNNPLMRRTIAANRWLGKAENAEAVAKFAADENRPDVMRELAIATLAEWSKPAPNDPVLNTYRPIEERDAAIVTGAARTALPSMLAHAKGDLQASVTKLAAALNIPMDDDTLLKAVADATQPPAVRVESIKLLAQRKSAKLPDALPAALKDDNAKVRTTARVALFAYDAGAAINDFKKALNGDNSSEKQMTFAALATLDSPAADDLILGGLDDYLAGKLDPAAKLDVVEAARARHTDAMNKKLDALSPKLAMMDFALEGGDPAAGREVFAAHPVAECMRCHKIDNEGGEAGPDLSHVASRGDRAYFLESLMNPSAKIAQGFETVIITTTDDATIAGTLRGEDAQSVSIAQADGKIVKIEKTKIKTRSAAPVSAMPPLAMVLKPEELRDVIAYLASRK from the coding sequence ATGCCCCTTCAAATTCCCTCGTTTTCATCGAACCCGCCACGGAGTCAACCGATGCCCGGAAAATGGATCGCCCTGTGTTTGTCGCTCTGCCTCTCGGCCGCCGCGCCGGCGGTGCTCACCGATCAGAAGACCGACGACAAAGCGGTCGGCGATGCGCAGTCGGCGATGAAGGCCTTCGATCTTCAGCCGGGGATTGTCTGCAATGTCTGGGCCGCCGAACCGCTGCTCAAGAACCCCGTGACGTTCTGCATCGACGAACACGGCCTGCTGTTCGTGGGCGAAACCGAACGCTTCGAGCACGGCGTCACGGACAATCGTCATGAGGGCTACTGGCTCAACGATGACCTGGCGACGCATACCGTCGAGGAACGCCTGGCGTATCAACAGAAGTGGGCGGACAAGCATCACCCGATGAGTTGGTACACCGAAGCGGACGACCGCATCCGCCTCGTGATCGACACCGATCACGACGGCAAGGCGGACACGTCGACGATCTTCGCGGACAAATTCAACGGCCCGATCGAAGGCATCGGCGCCGGCCTGCTGGCCCATGACGGCGATATCTACTACGCGGATATCCCCAATCTCTGGCTCCTCCGCGATTCGACCGGCGACAACAAGGCGGACGTCCGCCAATCGCTGCATCAGGGCTTCGGCGTCCGCACGTCGTTCCTCGGTCACGACATGCACGGCCTGGCGATGGGCCCGGACGGCAAAATCTACTTCTCCATCGGCGACCGTGGATACAACGTCCCGCTGCCCAATGGCAAGCGGCTCTACGACACGATGGACATCGGCCGGGGTGCGGTTTTCCGCTGTAATTTCGATGGTTCGGCCCTCGAAGTCGTCTACACCGGCCTGCGCAATCCGCAGGAACTGGCTTTCGATCAGTACGGCGATCTGTTCACGGGCGACAACAACTCCGATGCCGGCGACAAGTCGCGCATCGTCTACATCGCCGAGGGCGGCGACAGCGGTTGGATGATGAGCTTTCAGTACATGGGCGGCAAATACAACCGCGGCCCGTGGCACGAGGAGAAGATCTGGCACCTGCGCAATGACGATCAGCCGGCGTGGGTGCTGCCGCCGATCGCACATGTCGCGGACGGGCCGAGCGGCTTTGTGTATTACCCGGGCGTGGGGCTGAGCGATCGATACAACGAACACTTTTTCCTGGCTGACTTCCGCGGGTCGCCGGGTCCGTCGGGCATCCGCAGCTTCAAGCTCGACCGCGACGGAGCCGGGTTCAAGATCGAGGATCAACATCAGTTCGCATGGCACATTCTCGCCACCGATGTCGACTTCGGCTACGACGGACGCATGTACATCTCCGACTGGATCAATGGATGGTCCGGCACCGGCAAGGGCCGCATCTACACGCTGCATGACGAGAAGGCGATCCAGAATCCGATCATTCAGCAGACCGTCAAGCTCTTTGACGAGGGCTTCGCCAAGCAGTCGAGCGACGCGCTGGTCAAGCTGCTCGAATACCCCGACATGCGCGTCCGTCTCCGCGCTCAGTTCACGCTCGCCGACCGCAACGCGGCGGACCTTTTCGTGAATGTGGCGACGACTTGCAAGAACGAGCTGGCGCGGCTGCATGGCATCTGGGGCCTGGGGCAGATCGGTCAGGCGGAGCGCATCGCGTCGCTGCTTGGCGATCCCGATGCGGAAGTGCGGGCGCAGGCGGCGAAGGTCATGGGCGAGAATCATGTCGATTCCGCCGGGCCGGCGCTGGTGAAAATGCTCGAGGACGAAAGTCTGCGGGTGCGCTATTTTGCGGCTCTTTCGCTGGGAAAACTGCGATTTAAGCCGGCCCTGGAGCCGGTCGTGAAGATGATCCGCGACAATGACAACAAGGACCTGTTCCTCCGCCACGCGGGGATCATGGCCCTTGTCTGGATCGGCGACAGCGAAGTGATCGGTAAGTACGCCTCGGACGAATCGGCGGCGGTGCGGATGGCGATGCTGCTGGCGATGCGCCGCTTCGATGATCCGCGGCTCGCCATGTTCCTGCACGATCACGATGAGGCGATCGTCACGGAAGCGGCGCGGGCGATTTACGATCGCGGGGTCGCGGCGGCGATGCCGGCCCTGGCGAAGATCATCGATCAGTCCTGCGACAAGAAGAACAATCCGCTCATGCGGCGCACGATCGCCGCCAACCGCTGGCTCGGCAAGGCGGAGAACGCGGAGGCGGTGGCGAAGTTCGCCGCCGATGAAAATCGCCCGGACGTGATGCGCGAATTGGCGATCGCCACGCTGGCGGAATGGTCCAAGCCGGCGCCGAACGATCCGGTGCTCAATACGTATCGCCCGATCGAGGAGCGCGACGCGGCGATCGTCACGGGCGCGGCGCGGACCGCCCTGCCGTCGATGCTCGCGCATGCCAAAGGCGATCTGCAGGCGAGCGTGACGAAGCTGGCGGCGGCACTCAACATTCCGATGGATGACGACACGCTGCTCAAGGCCGTCGCCGATGCGACGCAGCCCCCGGCGGTGCGCGTCGAGTCGATCAAGCTGCTGGCCCAGCGCAAGAGCGCCAAGCTGCCCGACGCCCTGCCGGCGGCACTGAAGGATGACAATGCGAAGGTGCGCACCACGGCCCGGGTGGCCCTGTTCGCCTACGACGCCGGGGCGGCGATCAACGACTTCAAGAAAGCGCTCAATGGCGACAATTCCTCGGAAAAACAGATGACTTTCGCGGCTCTCGCCACACTCGACTCCCCCGCCGCCGACGATCTGATCCTCGGCGGGCTCGACGATTATCTGGCCGGAAAACTCGACCCCGCCGCCAAGCTCGACGTCGTCGAAGCCGCCCGAGCGCGTCACACGGATGCGATGAACAAGAAGCTCGACGCGCTATCGCCGAAGCTGGCGATGATGGACTTCGCGCTCGAAGGCGGCGACCCGGCGGCGGGACGCGAGGTGTTTGCCGCGCATCCCGTGGCCGAGTGCATGCGATGTCACAAGATCGACAACGAAGGCGGCGAGGCGGGGCCGGACCTGTCGCATGTGGCCAGCCGCGGCGACCGCGCCTACTTCCTCGAATCGCTGATGAACCCCAGCGCGAAGATCGCGCAGGGTTTCGAGACGGTCATCATCACGACGACCGACGACGCCACGATCGCCGGCACGCTCCGCGGCGAGGATGCGCAGAGTGTGTCGATCGCTCAGGCCGACGGCAAGATCGTCAAGATCGAAAAGACGAAGATCAAGACGCGATCGGCCGCCCCGGTGTCCGCGATGCCGCCGCTGGCGATGGTGCTCAAGCCGGAGGAACTGCGTGATGTGATCGCGTATCTGGCGAGCCGCAAATGA
- a CDS encoding helicase SNF2 — protein MATLQNKAVSGQVSGVSTRHADTVMLGQYRPDSAVNLRQSRASQYGYGNFLANAVSWRVRFALSELSMSLTSRWKSFFRTDVRHRGRAYQREGRVELLEPRRGEAVRAQVRGSELYTVVIGDGGDFATARCTCEHFASGHYCKHLWAVLLEVSQREMLDDHDTTALDQAGAPRLPKARKRDGVRTRHERGGPEWLDRLTLLRQSMAEPAEATAGVTVLPSMVYYLLSATLSQRAGRPVVVLRQRQPTRQGLGTLKPLRLSSTTVMHLASPADREIVSLLMGATPVLDEYLDEPRGETLQHEAFTLPRGAARSMLKRMIDTGRCHLHARNPLGTRAGDESPQVLRWGGGEPWVLWLVGVLDDAGDLTITAELRRGSDTLAIDKPALVLGGDDGVIIIDDRVDLLDDQGAGVWMDHLRDGTWGAGSAGKIVIPAGEIETFLDRLYRLPQLPPMQFPPGVGRWERPGVLTPSLDLVLGAGGGANGAAASLGALLWFNYEERRVDVDAPGRFVNGTGEADRKKNGTDESHDTTLMRRDRIGEQQAIDALYEMGFKPEPSQGAGAWSLWARRMPEVVTGLLRRGWQIRADQQILSAPSTAALSITSGMDWFELHGGVRYTRRDGGEQVVTLPQILQAVRAGRNMVALDDGSQGMLPEQWLAQHGLLAALGRIDGDHLRFSPAQAAMLDRLIEPDELINIDARFAEVRERLHSFDGIEPAAPADSFKGELRPYQREGVGWLRFLAWLGAGGILADDMGLGKTVQVLAHVERRAMERDAKEPKRPTIVVAPKSVVYNWIDEAHRFTPSLSVLNYSGADRDALLPRLAETDLIVTSYGLLRRDLTALRKIEFDYVILDEAQAIKNPLSKSAKAARSVNARHRLALTGTPVENHLGDLWSIFEFLNPGMLGSGTKFAEVLRGSANDPTKLEAAQQAGRALRPFILRRTKSQVLTDLPEKTEQTIVCEMEPAQRKVYNELRDYYRAALLGKAGAGLNGGQTMVVLEALLRLRQAACHPALIDEKRRDEPSAKLDALIEQLAELIDEGHKALVFSQFTSMLALVRRRLDELNVTYEYLDGQTVDRKRRVDRFQHDPACPLFLISLKAGGLGLNLTAAQYVFILDPWWNPAVEAQAIDRAHRIGQTRAVTAYRLVCSDTVEQRIIELQDRKRQLADAIVGGQENILRDLTREDLEQLLS, from the coding sequence ATGGCGACTCTCCAAAACAAAGCGGTCAGCGGTCAGGTTTCAGGCGTCAGCACGCGACATGCTGACACCGTCATGCTCGGTCAGTATCGGCCCGATTCCGCGGTGAATTTACGTCAATCGCGCGCTTCGCAGTACGGATATGGCAATTTTCTTGCGAATGCGGTAAGCTGGCGGGTTCGGTTCGCACTTTCGGAGCTGTCGATGTCGCTGACGAGTCGGTGGAAGAGTTTTTTCAGGACGGATGTCCGTCACAGGGGGCGCGCCTATCAGCGTGAGGGGCGCGTCGAGCTGCTGGAGCCGCGCCGCGGAGAGGCCGTGCGCGCTCAGGTGCGCGGCTCCGAACTCTACACCGTCGTGATCGGCGACGGGGGCGACTTCGCCACCGCCCGATGCACCTGCGAGCACTTCGCCAGCGGGCACTACTGCAAACATCTCTGGGCGGTCCTGCTGGAAGTCAGTCAGCGGGAGATGCTTGACGATCACGACACGACCGCGCTGGACCAAGCGGGCGCGCCGCGCCTGCCCAAAGCCCGCAAGCGCGACGGCGTGCGGACGCGCCATGAGCGCGGCGGGCCCGAATGGCTCGACCGGCTGACCCTCTTGCGGCAGTCCATGGCCGAGCCCGCCGAGGCGACCGCCGGCGTCACCGTGCTGCCGTCGATGGTGTACTACCTTCTGAGCGCCACGCTCAGCCAGCGGGCCGGCCGGCCCGTCGTCGTGCTGCGCCAGCGCCAACCCACGCGGCAGGGCCTCGGCACGCTCAAGCCGCTGCGACTTTCATCGACGACGGTGATGCACCTTGCTTCGCCGGCGGATCGCGAGATCGTCAGTCTGCTCATGGGCGCGACGCCGGTGCTCGATGAGTACCTTGACGAGCCGCGGGGCGAGACGCTTCAGCACGAGGCGTTCACCCTGCCGCGCGGCGCCGCGCGCTCGATGCTCAAGCGCATGATCGACACGGGGCGCTGTCATCTGCACGCGCGCAATCCGCTGGGGACGCGGGCCGGCGACGAGTCGCCGCAGGTGCTGCGATGGGGCGGCGGAGAGCCGTGGGTGTTGTGGCTCGTCGGCGTGCTTGATGATGCCGGCGACCTGACGATCACCGCCGAGCTGCGCCGCGGTTCCGACACGCTCGCCATCGACAAGCCCGCGCTCGTGCTTGGCGGGGACGACGGCGTGATCATCATCGACGACCGCGTGGACCTGCTCGACGATCAGGGCGCGGGCGTGTGGATGGATCATCTGCGCGACGGGACATGGGGCGCGGGCAGCGCGGGGAAAATCGTCATTCCCGCCGGGGAAATCGAGACGTTTCTCGATCGCCTGTATCGCCTGCCGCAGCTTCCGCCGATGCAGTTTCCGCCGGGCGTCGGGCGATGGGAGCGGCCGGGCGTGCTCACGCCGTCGCTCGATCTGGTGCTCGGGGCCGGCGGCGGCGCCAATGGCGCGGCCGCATCGCTGGGCGCGCTTTTGTGGTTCAACTACGAAGAGCGGCGCGTCGATGTCGATGCGCCCGGCCGATTCGTCAACGGCACGGGCGAAGCGGACAGGAAGAAGAACGGCACCGATGAATCGCATGACACGACGCTGATGCGGCGCGATCGCATCGGTGAACAGCAGGCGATCGATGCGCTGTACGAGATGGGCTTCAAGCCCGAGCCGTCGCAGGGTGCGGGGGCGTGGTCGCTTTGGGCCAGGCGGATGCCGGAGGTGGTGACGGGACTCTTGCGACGGGGTTGGCAGATTCGCGCGGATCAGCAGATTCTTTCCGCACCGTCGACGGCGGCGCTCTCGATCACCAGCGGCATGGACTGGTTCGAGCTGCACGGCGGGGTGCGCTACACAAGGCGCGACGGCGGCGAACAGGTCGTGACGCTGCCGCAGATTCTTCAGGCGGTCCGCGCCGGCCGGAACATGGTCGCGCTCGACGACGGCTCGCAGGGCATGTTGCCCGAACAGTGGCTTGCCCAGCACGGTCTGTTGGCTGCATTGGGGCGGATCGATGGCGATCATCTGCGCTTCTCGCCCGCGCAGGCCGCCATGCTCGACCGTCTCATCGAACCCGACGAACTGATCAACATCGACGCCCGCTTCGCCGAGGTGCGCGAGCGGCTGCACAGCTTCGACGGCATCGAACCCGCCGCCCCCGCCGATTCGTTCAAGGGCGAACTGCGCCCGTATCAGCGCGAAGGCGTCGGCTGGCTGCGGTTTCTGGCGTGGCTCGGTGCCGGCGGGATTCTCGCCGACGACATGGGTCTGGGCAAAACCGTGCAGGTGCTGGCCCATGTCGAACGCCGCGCGATGGAGCGCGATGCGAAGGAGCCCAAACGCCCGACGATCGTCGTCGCCCCCAAGTCCGTCGTCTACAACTGGATCGACGAGGCGCACCGCTTCACGCCTTCGCTTTCCGTCCTCAACTACTCCGGTGCCGACCGCGACGCCCTGCTGCCGCGACTCGCCGAGACGGACCTGATCGTGACAAGCTACGGTTTGCTCCGCCGCGACCTGACCGCGCTGCGCAAGATCGAATTCGACTATGTCATTCTCGATGAGGCACAGGCGATCAAGAACCCCTTGTCCAAGTCCGCCAAGGCGGCGCGGTCCGTCAATGCGCGTCATCGCCTCGCGCTGACCGGCACGCCCGTCGAAAATCATCTGGGCGATCTGTGGTCGATCTTCGAGTTTCTCAATCCCGGCATGCTCGGATCGGGCACGAAGTTCGCCGAGGTCTTGCGCGGCAGCGCCAACGATCCGACAAAGCTCGAAGCGGCGCAGCAGGCGGGTCGCGCCCTGCGCCCGTTCATTCTGCGCCGCACCAAGTCGCAGGTGCTCACGGATCTGCCGGAGAAGACGGAGCAGACGATCGTCTGCGAGATGGAGCCGGCCCAGCGCAAGGTGTACAACGAACTGCGCGACTACTACCGGGCCGCCCTGCTGGGCAAGGCGGGCGCGGGGCTCAACGGCGGGCAGACGATGGTCGTGCTCGAAGCATTGCTCCGCCTGCGTCAAGCGGCCTGTCACCCCGCGCTGATCGACGAGAAGCGCCGCGATGAACCGAGCGCCAAGCTCGATGCGCTCATCGAGCAGCTCGCCGAGCTGATCGATGAGGGACACAAGGCGCTGGTGTTCAGTCAGTTCACGTCGATGCTCGCCCTCGTCCGCCGCCGGCTCGACGAGCTGAACGTCACGTACGAATACCTCGACGGCCAGACCGTCGATCGCAAACGCCGCGTCGATCGATTTCAACATGACCCGGCCTGCCCGCTGTTTTTGATCAGCTTGAAGGCCGGCGGATTGGGCCTGAATCTCACCGCGGCCCAGTACGTGTTCATCCTCGATCCGTGGTGGAACCCCGCCGTCGAGGCACAGGCCATCGACCGTGCCCACCGCATCGGGCAGACCCGCGCGGTGACGGCCTATCGCCTCGTCTGCTCCGACACCGTCGAGCAGCGCATCATCGAACTGCAGGACCGCAAGCGCCAGCTCGCCGACGCCATCGTCGGCGGCCAGGAAAACATCCTCCGTGACCTGACCCGCGAGGATCTTGAGCAGCTTTTGAGTTGA
- a CDS encoding site-specific DNA-methyltransferase, protein MASQTKFQFHDCNVDEVRSLIRVEPYYSTSSGIALHGDSLELMRQIPDESVSLVLTSPPYALHFKKEYGNKDKHEYIDWILPFAREIRRILKPDGSFVLNIGGSYNKGVPTRSIYHFKLLVALVEEIGFHLAQECFWYNPAKMPMPAEWVTVRRVRVKDSVEYVWWLSKTPHPKADNSKVLRAYSKDMMRLSQRGQRKTTRPGGHLIKGSFAETKNGGSIPPNVIEEDTPADLLRFGNNAANDRYTIKCKEAGIKIHPARFPAALPEFFIRLLTDADDILLDPFAGSNTLGMVAERLGRRWIAVEQEEEYLQASKFRFEDLDE, encoded by the coding sequence ATGGCAAGCCAAACCAAATTCCAATTCCATGACTGCAACGTAGACGAGGTTCGGTCGTTGATCCGAGTCGAGCCGTATTACAGCACGAGTTCAGGCATTGCGCTGCATGGTGATTCATTGGAACTGATGCGTCAGATACCGGATGAATCAGTATCGCTGGTATTAACGTCCCCCCCCTACGCGCTCCATTTTAAAAAAGAATATGGAAACAAGGACAAACACGAATACATTGATTGGATACTCCCATTCGCTCGGGAGATTCGGCGAATTCTGAAGCCGGACGGCAGTTTCGTGCTGAATATTGGCGGTAGCTACAATAAAGGAGTTCCCACTCGATCTATTTATCATTTCAAGTTGCTGGTTGCGCTTGTGGAGGAAATCGGATTCCATCTCGCGCAGGAGTGTTTCTGGTATAATCCGGCAAAAATGCCGATGCCCGCGGAATGGGTGACAGTGCGGCGCGTGCGGGTCAAGGACTCAGTTGAGTATGTGTGGTGGCTTAGCAAGACGCCGCATCCAAAAGCCGACAACTCAAAGGTGCTTCGCGCATACTCAAAGGACATGATGCGTTTGAGTCAACGTGGACAGCGTAAGACAACACGCCCGGGCGGACACCTTATCAAAGGCAGTTTTGCAGAAACGAAGAACGGCGGTTCGATTCCTCCGAACGTGATTGAGGAAGATACTCCGGCTGATTTACTTCGATTCGGCAACAACGCCGCAAATGATCGGTACACAATTAAATGTAAAGAAGCAGGCATTAAAATTCATCCCGCAAGATTCCCGGCGGCTCTGCCGGAGTTTTTCATTCGTCTCTTGACGGATGCGGATGATATTCTGCTCGATCCTTTTGCGGGCTCAAATACGTTAGGAATGGTCGCGGAACGGCTCGGGCGACGATGGATTGCAGTCGAACAAGAGGAAGAGTACCTACAAGCAAGTAAGTTTAGGTTTGAAGACCTTGATGAGTAA
- the glpK gene encoding glycerol kinase GlpK, protein MTDLLAAIDQGTTSTRCMVFDQRGKVVAIEQAEHRQYFPQPGWVEHDAKEIWETTRRVTGAAIDKAGGAGKIAAIGITNQRETTVIWDPRTGEPRGRAIVWQDTRTRELCDQLAKGEGPQRYAPITGLPLATYFSGPKIRWRLDRDPDLKRDAEAGQLCAGTIDSWLIWNLTGGAAGGNFATDITNASRTSLMNLRTLEWDDALLGAIGVPRGILPTIHPSAHADAFGVTKLFGDPIPITGVLGDQHAALLGQGCTQPGDAKNTYGTGCFLLINTGESPIFSSRGLLTTPAWQIRDEKPVYALEGSIAVTGSLIQWLRDNLGLIASAADVESLARQVEDTGDVYIVPAFSGLFAPRWRADARGVIVGLTRATTKAHLARAALEATAYQTREVIDAMTADGHIELRHLKVDGGMTANTLLMQFQADVLRTPVTRPQVTETTCLGAAYAAGLGAGVFADLAELREHWRADQTWEPQMNETESERRYQRYLQAVERSYEWA, encoded by the coding sequence ATGACCGACCTCCTCGCCGCGATCGATCAGGGCACGACCAGCACGCGCTGCATGGTGTTCGATCAACGCGGCAAAGTCGTGGCGATCGAACAGGCGGAGCATCGACAATATTTTCCGCAACCGGGTTGGGTGGAGCATGATGCGAAGGAGATTTGGGAGACGACGCGTCGCGTGACCGGGGCCGCGATTGACAAGGCTGGGGGCGCGGGAAAAATCGCCGCCATCGGCATCACCAATCAGCGCGAGACGACCGTGATCTGGGACCCGCGCACCGGCGAACCGCGCGGCCGGGCCATCGTCTGGCAGGACACGCGCACGCGCGAACTTTGCGACCAACTCGCCAAGGGCGAAGGCCCGCAGCGCTACGCGCCAATCACCGGCCTGCCGCTCGCCACGTATTTCTCCGGCCCGAAAATTCGATGGCGACTCGACCGTGATCCCGACCTGAAGCGCGACGCCGAGGCGGGCCAGCTTTGCGCCGGGACCATCGATAGCTGGCTCATCTGGAACCTGACCGGCGGCGCGGCCGGGGGGAACTTCGCCACCGATATCACCAACGCCTCGCGCACGAGTCTGATGAACCTGCGCACGCTCGAATGGGACGACGCCCTGCTCGGCGCGATCGGCGTCCCGCGCGGGATCCTGCCGACGATTCATCCCTCCGCACACGCCGACGCCTTCGGCGTGACGAAACTCTTCGGCGATCCGATCCCGATCACCGGCGTCCTCGGCGACCAGCACGCCGCCCTGCTCGGGCAGGGTTGCACCCAACCCGGCGATGCCAAAAACACCTACGGCACCGGCTGCTTCCTGCTCATCAACACCGGCGAAAGTCCGATATTCTCGTCCCGCGGACTGCTCACCACGCCCGCATGGCAAATCCGCGATGAAAAACCCGTCTACGCCCTCGAGGGCTCCATCGCCGTCACCGGTTCGCTCATTCAATGGCTCCGCGACAACCTCGGCTTGATCGCCTCCGCCGCCGACGTCGAATCGCTCGCACGCCAGGTCGAGGACACCGGCGACGTCTACATCGTCCCCGCGTTCAGCGGCCTGTTCGCTCCGCGATGGCGTGCTGACGCCCGCGGCGTGATCGTCGGTCTGACCCGCGCCACCACCAAAGCCCACCTCGCCCGGGCCGCCCTCGAAGCCACGGCTTACCAGACGCGCGAAGTCATCGACGCCATGACCGCCGATGGACACATCGAACTGCGCCATCTGAAAGTCGACGGCGGCATGACCGCCAACACCCTGCTCATGCAGTTCCAGGCCGACGTCCTCCGCACGCCCGTCACGCGCCCGCAGGTGACGGAGACCACCTGCCTCGGCGCCGCCTACGCCGCCGGACTCGGTGCCGGCGTCTTCGCCGATCTCGCCGAGCTGCGCGAACACTGGCGAGCGGATCAGACGTGGGAACCGCAGATGAACGAAACGGAAAGCGAGCGGCGATACCAGCGGTACCTCCAGGCCGTCGAACGCAGCTACGAGTGGGCATGA